Proteins from a genomic interval of Macrobrachium nipponense isolate FS-2020 chromosome 28, ASM1510439v2, whole genome shotgun sequence:
- the LOC135201366 gene encoding uncharacterized protein LOC135201366 has protein sequence MKTAILILALGICAVSAGSTPNPGQSLNKQPVEQDAYAKQSEKGSGEKQQIRQLYEQQVYQQPTNQQVLLNGQQQQQHTKEQQYYAQQQRLHSQPRHSQPQAEKPCTKLTPRFFDVFSDPEAIGSQILLYVGQTIQSTLLALAIIFTGIFVYDFITGKYSRTITVTSEGRADTPESSVDLYEVADRVYRALEKFQDKFQLFQDQAI, from the exons ATGAAGACAGCCATCCTTATTCTTGCACTGGGCATCTGCGCCGTCTCAGCCGGCTCTACGCCAAATCCAGGCCAGTCCCTCAATAAACAACCCGTAGAGCAGGATGCCTACGCAAAGCAAAGTGAAAAAGGCTCCGGAGAAAAGCAGCAGATCCGACAGCTATACGAACAACAAGTTTATCAGCAGCCAACCAATCAGCAGGTCTTGCTCAATggacagcaacagcagcagcacacTAAAGAACAGCAGTACTATGCCCAGCAGCAAAGACTGCACAGCCAACCACGACACAGTCAGCCGCAGGCAGAGAAACCCTGCACAAAATTGACTCCCAGATTCTTCGATGTCTTCAGTGATCCCGAAGCCATCGGATCGCAA ATTTTGCTGTATGTAGGCCAGACCATCCAGAGCACGCTACTTGCCTTAGCCATCATATTCACGGGGATCTTCGTATACGACTTTATCACTGGGAAATATTCCCGTACAATCACAGTGACATCTGAAGGCCGAGCTGACACCCCGGAGAGTAGTGTTGATCTGTACGAAGTCGCCGATAGAGTCTACAGAGCCCTTGAAAAATTCCAAGACAAATTCCAGTTGTTCCAAGACCAAGCTATTTAG